A DNA window from Fibrobacter sp. UWR3 contains the following coding sequences:
- a CDS encoding FISUMP domain-containing protein, producing the protein MRISRKIFAVIGAISFGLATTAFAQPELREAIDAGDIATAKKIVKKGAAEEIYCGKLSPEDAVKVYEKIFKAMPDQSFNLCPSQFSYGYGTKVCSNAKAMNACTEVISYLLMEGENGNAKALDALEGVSKAALKTKAFAKPFRMAVDTSIWVPCPKKGKAREACIEDCLQYALNTKDSVREATCESEPEHFIDTTIGVTVPSPLYEKLRTGLLEGYWKTQKTTAEKYSKLMKLNAKALSIPDSEIVDIAYVARWADKHKADSTALPGGELFRFCTSWQPAVDSILAEKEFATRCPVFEIFEDGRDGQKYKVKEINGTRWFVQNLNFAVEEKSMCYDREDDNCKTYGRLYTHEAALAACPEGTHLATDDDWKMLEIYAGGANAAAEKLRSNGSDDYAFTAMFGGYANKNGISVIQGEGAYFWTGNDVGDGRGVARSMFSTDKEVSTIPVDKGFWLSVRCVVNN; encoded by the coding sequence ATGAGAATTTCAAGAAAGATTTTTGCCGTAATTGGCGCGATTTCGTTTGGCTTGGCGACAACGGCGTTTGCACAGCCGGAACTCCGCGAGGCAATCGATGCGGGCGATATCGCGACTGCAAAGAAAATCGTGAAGAAGGGTGCCGCCGAAGAAATCTACTGCGGTAAGCTTTCTCCCGAAGATGCGGTCAAGGTCTACGAAAAAATATTCAAGGCGATGCCGGACCAGTCCTTTAACCTGTGCCCGTCCCAGTTCTCGTATGGCTACGGCACCAAGGTGTGCTCGAACGCGAAGGCGATGAACGCCTGCACGGAAGTGATTTCTTACCTGCTTATGGAAGGCGAGAACGGCAACGCCAAAGCACTCGATGCTCTTGAAGGCGTCTCGAAGGCTGCGCTGAAAACGAAGGCCTTTGCAAAGCCGTTCAGGATGGCGGTCGATACCAGCATCTGGGTTCCGTGCCCCAAGAAAGGCAAGGCTCGCGAGGCCTGTATCGAGGACTGTCTCCAGTACGCGCTCAACACGAAGGATTCCGTTCGCGAGGCGACATGCGAATCCGAGCCTGAACATTTCATCGATACGACAATCGGGGTGACCGTTCCTTCTCCTTTGTACGAAAAACTTCGCACGGGCTTGTTGGAAGGCTACTGGAAAACGCAGAAGACGACTGCCGAAAAATACTCGAAGCTCATGAAGTTGAACGCCAAGGCGCTCTCCATCCCGGATTCCGAAATTGTGGATATCGCATACGTGGCCCGCTGGGCAGATAAGCACAAGGCGGATTCTACGGCGCTTCCGGGCGGGGAACTTTTCCGGTTCTGCACGTCGTGGCAGCCTGCGGTGGATTCAATCCTGGCCGAGAAGGAATTTGCGACGCGCTGCCCGGTGTTTGAAATTTTTGAGGATGGTCGTGATGGCCAGAAGTACAAGGTCAAGGAAATCAATGGCACCCGCTGGTTTGTGCAGAACCTGAATTTTGCCGTAGAAGAAAAGTCCATGTGCTATGATCGCGAAGATGACAACTGCAAGACCTACGGTCGCCTGTACACGCACGAGGCCGCACTCGCCGCTTGCCCCGAAGGCACGCATCTCGCGACCGATGACGACTGGAAGATGCTCGAGATTTATGCGGGCGGGGCGAATGCTGCCGCCGAAAAACTCCGCAGCAACGGCTCCGACGATTACGCATTTACGGCGATGTTCGGCGGTTACGCGAACAAGAACGGCATTTCCGTAATCCAGGGCGAGGGCGCCTATTTCTGGACCGGCAATGACGTAGGTGACGGTCGCGGTGTGGCAAGGTCCATGTTCAGTACCGACAAGGAAGTCTCCACGATTCCGGTCGATAAGGGTTTCTGGCTCTCTGTTCGCTGCGTGGTGAATAATTGA